A DNA window from Boseongicola sp. contains the following coding sequences:
- a CDS encoding SDR family oxidoreductase has product MSGAALVTGASKRIGKAIALWLAGRGLDVVVHYHTSADEAESVAESIRAMGASAVTLKADLTDEAETQKLVANAVDALAQPLTVLVNSASIFEYDNLQSATRESWDRHLESNLRAPFVLTQRFAEQVPEPIYGGERNEPTAQALIVNMVDQRVQKLTPEFMSYTIAKMGLWALTRTSAQALGPKVRVNAIGPGPTVQGIRQSDGHFAAQRASTILKRGSDTDGVCRALGFFLDAPDVTGQLICVDGGQHLAWQTPDVLGLE; this is encoded by the coding sequence ATGAGCGGCGCAGCACTGGTTACAGGCGCGAGCAAGCGCATTGGCAAGGCGATTGCGCTGTGGCTGGCTGGCCGTGGGCTGGACGTTGTTGTGCACTACCATACGTCGGCAGACGAAGCAGAGAGTGTTGCAGAAAGCATCCGGGCCATGGGCGCTAGCGCTGTGACCCTCAAAGCTGATCTGACAGACGAAGCTGAGACGCAGAAGCTGGTGGCGAATGCTGTTGATGCTCTCGCACAGCCTTTGACTGTGTTGGTCAATTCGGCCTCAATATTCGAGTATGACAATTTGCAGTCCGCGACCCGTGAAAGTTGGGATCGGCATCTGGAAAGCAACTTGCGGGCCCCGTTCGTGTTGACGCAACGCTTTGCGGAGCAGGTGCCCGAGCCAATCTATGGCGGCGAACGGAATGAGCCGACTGCGCAGGCGCTGATTGTGAATATGGTTGATCAAAGGGTGCAAAAGCTGACGCCTGAGTTCATGAGCTACACCATTGCAAAGATGGGGCTTTGGGCGCTGACAAGAACCTCGGCGCAGGCTTTAGGACCCAAGGTGCGCGTAAACGCAATCGGACCAGGACCGACCGTTCAGGGCATTCGCCAGTCGGATGGCCATTTCGCGGCGCAGCGGGCCTCGACCATTCTCAAGCGCGGATCGGACACCGATGGTGTCTGTCGCGCCTTGGGCTTTTTCCTTGATGCACCTGATGTTACCGGCCAACTAATTTGCGTCGATGGGGGTCAACATTTGGCCTGGCAAACTCCGGATGTGCTTGGTTTGGAATAG
- a CDS encoding peptidoglycan DD-metalloendopeptidase family protein, producing the protein MRLPGLALTAWLGTLGSVAAETPAELAQVASDYMAQAAVALAEADGAQDRIQALTATVQAYEKGLAALREGLRGAALQERVLSARLQGHDEELTELLGVLQLIEREGPAAGLLHPEGPLPAIRAGMLASDLVPALNARAAILVVELEDLRAVIALQTAGQTQLQSGLRDIRAARLMLSEAISNRTDLPPATATDDATMQALINSTETLTAFADAFATDSPWSGTLKETWDLPVLGRVLRRFNEKDAAGVARPGWVVAAENSAVVTAPTPGTVRFAGALRDYGGVVILEPRAGELLILGGLGQVYVRRNQIVETGAPLALMGGVESATQEKLIENSVGGGQVRRETLYIEIRQGRDAIDPAARFEPDA; encoded by the coding sequence ATGAGGCTACCCGGACTTGCTCTGACAGCATGGCTGGGCACTTTGGGGTCGGTAGCCGCAGAGACGCCCGCCGAACTGGCGCAAGTTGCTTCGGATTATATGGCCCAGGCTGCAGTTGCTTTGGCAGAGGCAGACGGAGCCCAGGACCGCATTCAAGCGCTGACAGCGACAGTGCAGGCCTATGAGAAGGGTCTTGCTGCCCTGCGCGAGGGGCTGCGTGGTGCAGCACTGCAAGAACGAGTTTTGTCGGCGCGCCTTCAGGGGCACGACGAAGAACTGACAGAGCTGTTGGGTGTTTTACAGTTGATCGAGCGTGAAGGCCCGGCCGCCGGGCTTTTGCACCCCGAAGGCCCGCTTCCGGCGATACGGGCTGGTATGCTGGCCAGTGATCTGGTTCCGGCCCTGAATGCGCGCGCTGCAATCCTGGTTGTGGAATTGGAAGACTTGCGGGCCGTGATCGCGCTGCAGACGGCAGGACAGACGCAGCTGCAATCAGGATTGCGGGACATTCGCGCCGCCCGTCTGATGTTATCCGAGGCAATATCCAACCGGACAGATCTTCCACCGGCCACGGCGACCGATGACGCCACTATGCAGGCCTTGATCAACAGCACCGAAACTTTGACCGCATTCGCTGACGCATTTGCCACCGATAGCCCGTGGAGCGGTACGTTGAAGGAAACCTGGGATTTGCCAGTTCTGGGACGTGTCCTGCGACGTTTCAACGAAAAGGATGCCGCCGGGGTTGCCCGACCGGGCTGGGTGGTGGCCGCAGAAAACAGCGCGGTCGTTACAGCGCCGACTCCGGGAACGGTTCGGTTTGCAGGGGCATTGCGGGATTATGGCGGAGTGGTAATTTTAGAGCCGCGCGCAGGCGAATTATTGATTTTGGGCGGGCTGGGGCAAGTTTATGTACGGCGCAATCAGATCGTTGAAACGGGTGCGCCACTGGCCCTGATGGGGGGCGTTGAAAGCGCAACACAAGAGAAATTGATCGAAAATTCGGTTGGCGGTGGTCAAGTTCGGCGCGAAACGCTTTATATTGAGATCAGACAAGGACGCGATGCCATTGATCCGGCGGCGCGATTTGAACCGGATGCTTAG
- a CDS encoding circularly permuted type 2 ATP-grasp protein — translation MSEKTAYFNEMFEGDTVRPPYAALDSWAAQMPDEFRSIKQSEAEALFRRIGITFAVYGEGGDPDRLIPFDMFPRVFDAAEWRKLDRGIKQRARALNAFLMDVYGRGEIVRAGIIPARLVYQNEAYEKAVVGFKPPRGVYSHIVGIDLVRTGAGEFFVLEDNCRTPSGVSYMLENREIMMRMFPQLFRENRIAPVESYPSLLKHTLASVAPEKCEGDPTVAILTPGHFNSAYYEHSFLADMMGVELVEGQDLFVEGDFCWMRTTEGPKKVDVLYRRMDDAFIDPLCFRPDSMLGIPGLMNAYRSGGVSIASAPGAGVADDKAIYTFVPDMVRFYLGEEPILNNVPTWQCAKPDELKYVLENLGDLVVKEVHGSGGYGMLVGPRSTKDQIETFRLKIEEDPDNYIAQPTLALSTCPTFVEEGIAPRHVDLRPYCLVGERIELVPGGLTRVALTDGSLVVNSSQGGGVKDTWVMAE, via the coding sequence ATGTCGGAAAAGACAGCCTATTTCAATGAGATGTTCGAGGGTGACACCGTGCGCCCACCCTATGCCGCATTGGATTCCTGGGCGGCGCAGATGCCCGACGAGTTTCGCAGCATCAAACAATCCGAAGCCGAGGCTCTGTTTCGACGCATAGGCATTACATTTGCCGTATATGGTGAAGGTGGCGACCCGGATCGCCTGATCCCCTTTGACATGTTCCCCCGCGTCTTTGACGCCGCAGAATGGCGCAAGCTGGATCGCGGTATCAAGCAACGAGCCCGCGCTTTGAACGCTTTTTTGATGGATGTATACGGCAGGGGCGAAATTGTCCGTGCTGGAATAATCCCCGCACGCCTCGTCTATCAGAACGAAGCATACGAAAAGGCTGTCGTGGGCTTTAAGCCGCCGCGCGGCGTCTACAGCCACATTGTCGGCATCGACCTTGTGCGCACCGGCGCCGGCGAGTTTTTCGTATTGGAAGACAATTGCCGCACGCCCTCGGGCGTTTCTTATATGCTTGAAAACCGCGAGATCATGATGCGGATGTTCCCGCAACTGTTCCGCGAAAACCGGATTGCACCGGTTGAAAGCTATCCATCCCTTTTGAAACACACTTTGGCCAGCGTCGCGCCCGAGAAATGCGAAGGCGACCCAACGGTCGCGATCCTGACACCGGGGCATTTCAATTCGGCCTACTACGAACACAGCTTTCTGGCAGATATGATGGGTGTCGAATTGGTCGAAGGTCAGGACCTGTTCGTCGAAGGCGATTTCTGCTGGATGCGCACCACAGAAGGCCCAAAGAAAGTCGACGTGCTCTATCGGCGCATGGATGACGCCTTTATCGATCCTCTTTGTTTCCGCCCCGACTCCATGCTGGGCATACCCGGATTGATGAATGCCTATCGTTCGGGTGGTGTCTCAATCGCCTCGGCCCCTGGTGCCGGTGTCGCCGACGATAAAGCCATCTATACCTTCGTGCCCGACATGGTGCGGTTCTACCTTGGCGAAGAGCCGATCCTGAACAATGTGCCGACGTGGCAATGCGCCAAACCGGACGAGTTGAAATACGTCCTGGAAAACCTTGGCGATCTGGTGGTGAAAGAAGTCCACGGATCGGGCGGATACGGCATGCTAGTGGGGCCGCGCTCAACCAAAGACCAGATCGAAACCTTCCGACTAAAAATCGAAGAAGACCCGGACAACTACATTGCCCAACCAACGCTGGCCCTGTCGACCTGCCCCACATTTGTGGAGGAAGGCATCGCGCCGCGTCACGTTGACCTGCGACCCTACTGCCTTGTTGGCGAACGCATCGAACTGGTGCCCGGTGGTCTGACGCGAGTTGCACTGACCGATGGTTCTCTGGTGGTCAACTCCAGCCAGGGAGGTGGCGTCAAAGACACCTGGGTGATGGCCGAATGA
- a CDS encoding PDZ domain-containing protein, which yields MKRFFLASLTGVMLGAVATTQVARPLLAQEADRKASVYEQLDLFGDIFERIRAQYVEEVDEGDLIEAAINGMLTSLDPHSSFLSPDDAADMRVQTRGEFGGLGIEVTQEEGFVKVVSPIDGTPADKAGVEAGDFITHVDGDSVLGLALDQAVDLMRGPIGSEIIITVVREGESEPFDVSIIRDTIKLTAVRSRNVGDTVIVRISTFSDQTYPSMRDQLNEQVEELGGMESVNGFVIDLRNNPGGLLNQAVLVSDAFLDAGEIVSTRGRDPQDGDRFNAEIGDLAEGKPVVVLINGGSASASEIVAGALQDHRRAIVVGTKSFGKGSVQTVMPLRGEGAMRLTTARYYTPSGRSIQALGVSPDIIVAQPPRVEEAAEDDSPRRNRTEADLRGSLNNDSLTEDERRQIEADRAKAEAAADLRKEDYQLAYAIDILKGISALGPEYAAALAAAQAN from the coding sequence ATGAAACGATTCTTTTTGGCCTCGCTCACGGGCGTGATGCTGGGCGCTGTGGCGACAACACAGGTCGCCAGGCCGCTCTTGGCGCAGGAAGCAGACCGCAAGGCCTCGGTTTATGAACAATTGGACTTGTTCGGCGATATTTTTGAGCGAATTCGCGCGCAATATGTTGAAGAAGTCGATGAAGGCGATCTGATCGAAGCGGCCATTAATGGCATGCTGACCTCGCTTGACCCTCATTCATCTTTCCTGTCGCCCGATGATGCAGCCGATATGCGCGTTCAGACGCGCGGCGAGTTTGGTGGCCTTGGCATTGAAGTGACCCAGGAAGAGGGTTTCGTCAAAGTGGTTTCGCCGATTGATGGCACTCCGGCAGACAAGGCCGGCGTCGAAGCCGGTGACTTTATTACCCATGTCGATGGGGACAGCGTTCTGGGTCTGGCTCTGGATCAGGCCGTTGATCTGATGCGTGGCCCCATTGGCAGCGAGATTATCATCACGGTTGTCCGCGAAGGCGAATCTGAACCCTTCGATGTTTCGATCATCCGCGACACAATCAAGCTGACTGCAGTGCGTTCGCGCAACGTTGGCGACACAGTCATTGTGCGTATCAGCACTTTCAGCGACCAAACGTATCCTTCGATGCGCGATCAGTTGAATGAACAGGTCGAAGAGCTGGGCGGCATGGAAAGTGTAAACGGCTTCGTTATCGATCTGCGTAACAATCCGGGCGGTCTGCTTAATCAGGCCGTGCTGGTGTCTGACGCATTCCTTGATGCGGGCGAGATTGTATCGACCCGTGGCCGTGATCCGCAGGATGGCGACCGTTTCAACGCCGAAATTGGTGATTTGGCCGAGGGTAAACCGGTTGTGGTTTTGATCAACGGCGGATCTGCTTCGGCATCCGAGATTGTGGCCGGGGCCCTGCAGGATCATCGCCGGGCAATCGTCGTGGGTACCAAGAGTTTTGGCAAAGGTTCGGTTCAAACTGTGATGCCGCTTCGGGGCGAAGGTGCCATGCGCCTGACCACGGCCCGGTATTACACGCCATCGGGGCGCTCGATCCAGGCGCTGGGCGTTTCACCCGACATTATCGTAGCACAGCCACCGCGTGTAGAAGAGGCGGCCGAAGATGACAGTCCGCGCCGCAACCGGACGGAAGCTGATCTGCGCGGTAGCCTGAACAACGACAGTTTGACCGAAGACGAACGTCGGCAGATTGAAGCTGATCGCGCCAAGGCAGAAGCAGCCGCCGATCTGCGGAAGGAAGATTATCAATTGGCCTACGCCATTGATATTCTGAAAGGAATTTCCGCACTTGGACCAGAATATGCGGCAGCTCTTGCTGCGGCCCAAGCCAACTAA
- a CDS encoding ABC transporter permease produces the protein MNWYGVQAIWRFEMARFFRSIVQSIVSPVLSTSLYFVVFGAAIGSRIQEVEGVSYGAFIVPGLIMLSVLTQSLQNAAFGIYFPKFIGTIYEVLSAPISSLEIVIGYVGAAAVKSLILGVIILITAFFFVDISIAHPFWMVAFLVMTCVSFSLLGFIIGIWAKSFEQLNLVPLLVVTPLVFLGGSFYSITMLPPIWQTISLFNPVLYLVSGFRWSFFGMADVPVVASLIAITGFTALCFGIVWWIFKTGYRLKS, from the coding sequence ATGAACTGGTATGGAGTCCAGGCAATCTGGCGATTTGAGATGGCGCGGTTCTTCCGCTCGATCGTTCAGTCGATCGTGTCGCCTGTTTTGTCGACATCGCTTTATTTCGTGGTGTTCGGGGCGGCAATAGGCAGTCGCATCCAGGAAGTTGAGGGTGTGAGCTATGGCGCCTTCATCGTGCCGGGGCTGATCATGTTGTCAGTTTTGACGCAATCGCTGCAAAACGCCGCTTTCGGCATCTATTTCCCCAAGTTCATCGGGACGATTTACGAAGTGCTGTCAGCGCCGATTTCGTCTTTGGAGATTGTGATCGGCTATGTTGGCGCGGCGGCGGTTAAGTCGTTGATACTTGGCGTCATTATCCTGATCACGGCGTTCTTCTTTGTTGATATTTCAATTGCGCATCCATTCTGGATGGTGGCCTTTCTGGTCATGACCTGCGTGTCATTTTCCCTGTTGGGATTCATCATCGGAATTTGGGCAAAGAGTTTTGAGCAGTTGAACCTAGTGCCGCTTCTGGTGGTAACGCCCCTGGTGTTTCTGGGTGGGTCATTTTACTCGATCACCATGCTTCCGCCGATCTGGCAAACGATTTCACTGTTCAACCCTGTGCTTTATCTGGTGTCAGGGTTCCGGTGGTCATTCTTTGGCATGGCAGATGTGCCGGTCGTGGCAAGCCTGATCGCGATCACCGGGTTTACGGCTTTGTGTTTCGGGATTGTCTGGTGGATCTTTAAGACCGGATATCGTCTGAAATCTTGA
- a CDS encoding S49 family peptidase: protein MVRYIPFIKKPPLVSVVRLQGVIAAQARGGALNDAGLADMLQKAFTKGKPVAVALAINSPGGSPSQSSLIAARIRRLANEKDVKVYAFVEDVAASGGYYIATAADEIWVDRHSIVGSIGVISAGFGFDELIERHGIARRVYTAGNTKSMLDPFRPENPDDVARLKALQEHIHGEFIDHVQTRRGDRLDAEADLFNGDIWVGNQAIVPGLVDGVGHLVPKMKEIFGDKVVLRPYSRRRPLLSRFGVGLTGDILADVEDRAAFARFGL, encoded by the coding sequence ATGGTTCGCTATATCCCCTTCATCAAAAAACCGCCTCTGGTGTCTGTCGTTCGGCTACAGGGTGTGATTGCTGCGCAAGCGCGCGGCGGCGCATTGAACGATGCAGGTCTTGCAGACATGCTTCAAAAGGCATTCACCAAAGGCAAACCTGTCGCCGTTGCGCTGGCTATTAATTCGCCCGGTGGAAGTCCGTCGCAATCGTCGCTGATCGCCGCCCGAATTCGCCGTCTGGCAAATGAGAAGGACGTCAAAGTCTATGCGTTTGTCGAAGATGTTGCGGCATCCGGAGGCTATTACATTGCGACTGCTGCTGACGAGATTTGGGTTGATCGCCATTCCATTGTTGGGTCCATCGGCGTCATCTCGGCAGGCTTCGGGTTTGACGAGCTGATCGAACGACATGGGATTGCCCGGCGTGTTTACACCGCCGGCAATACCAAATCCATGCTGGATCCCTTTAGACCGGAAAACCCGGATGATGTCGCGCGCTTGAAGGCGTTGCAGGAGCATATTCACGGTGAATTCATAGATCACGTCCAAACAAGGCGGGGCGACCGTCTGGACGCCGAAGCCGATCTGTTCAATGGTGATATCTGGGTTGGAAACCAGGCGATCGTGCCGGGACTGGTCGATGGAGTCGGACACTTGGTGCCGAAAATGAAGGAAATATTCGGCGACAAGGTTGTGCTACGTCCATATTCAAGGCGCCGCCCATTGCTCAGCCGGTTTGGTGTCGGGTTGACCGGTGATATTTTGGCCGACGTTGAAGACCGTGCGGCATTCGCTCGGTTTGGGCTCTGA
- a CDS encoding calcium/sodium antiporter: protein MEFLLAGLGLIILLLAGDLLVRGAVNSSLRLGVPALIVSLTIVALGTSAPELLIAISAIDDHAPGLAMGNVVGSNTANILLVLGVPALFAGLDTSQCNTRKSYISMIAATVLFILAAFLGPITWVHGIVLLLVLAWILGGQARAAMAHRRARVVEEDLEGVDPNMPWWKIGAFLLLGLVGLPLGADILVDASLIIARDLGVSDSVIGLTLVAIGTSLPELATTTMAAYRRQADVALGNVIGSNMFNLLGIIGVASFFGHIPVAPQFLTFDLWVMLGASLLIAPFVFSKTWVMTCRWGAALTVLYVLYVTIVVLA, encoded by the coding sequence ATGGAATTTCTCCTCGCCGGGCTTGGGCTTATCATTTTGCTGTTGGCGGGGGATTTGTTGGTTCGTGGCGCGGTCAATTCCTCGCTGCGTCTTGGGGTGCCGGCTCTGATCGTCAGCCTGACGATTGTGGCATTAGGCACATCTGCCCCAGAACTTTTGATCGCCATATCAGCTATAGACGATCATGCGCCGGGACTGGCGATGGGTAATGTCGTTGGATCAAACACCGCGAACATCCTGCTGGTGCTTGGCGTGCCAGCGTTATTCGCCGGGCTTGATACGTCCCAATGCAATACCCGCAAAAGTTATATTTCAATGATTGCCGCAACGGTTTTATTCATTCTTGCAGCTTTCCTTGGCCCGATAACCTGGGTGCATGGGATTGTACTCTTGCTTGTATTGGCCTGGATACTTGGCGGTCAGGCCCGGGCGGCCATGGCGCATCGACGTGCACGAGTGGTCGAAGAAGACCTCGAAGGTGTTGATCCCAATATGCCTTGGTGGAAAATCGGGGCGTTCTTGCTACTCGGCCTCGTTGGTTTGCCTTTGGGAGCAGACATCCTTGTGGATGCGTCACTGATCATTGCCCGAGATTTGGGCGTCTCCGACAGCGTAATCGGATTGACGCTGGTGGCTATTGGGACATCGCTTCCAGAGCTGGCAACAACCACGATGGCAGCCTACCGACGGCAAGCCGATGTGGCGCTGGGCAATGTTATCGGGTCGAATATGTTCAATCTACTGGGCATCATTGGGGTGGCATCTTTCTTTGGACATATCCCGGTTGCACCGCAGTTTCTGACGTTTGATTTGTGGGTCATGTTGGGCGCTTCGCTTTTGATCGCGCCATTCGTCTTTTCTAAAACGTGGGTCATGACCTGTCGATGGGGGGCAGCTCTGACGGTGCTTTACGTTCTCTACGTCACCATAGTGGTTTTGGCATGA
- a CDS encoding ligase-associated DNA damage response exonuclease, which yields MACDPVLTFTKSGIYCPAGDFFIDPTRRVDRALITHGHADHGRRGMGRYLMTGAAAPVMRHRLGDVPIETVAFGEPRQIGGARVSFHPAGHVPGSAQIRVEVAGEVWVVSGDYKVVDDGVSEAFQPVGCHTFITECTFGLPVFHWDPPAQVTREINDWWSGNARAGRFSICGAYSLGKAQRILAGLDLGIGPVLVHGAIEDTNEVLRAQGVSLPRVVRMTEDLDPRAYPGAFVLAPPGSMTGQWAARFHPSETAFASGWMAMRKMRGRGDAQRGFVMSDHADWAGLNRAIAETGAERVFVMHGYTGPFRRWLEEQGYDAGDVADGN from the coding sequence ATGGCGTGTGATCCGGTTCTGACATTCACCAAAAGCGGTATTTATTGTCCGGCAGGTGATTTCTTTATTGATCCGACCCGGCGCGTTGACCGGGCGCTGATAACCCATGGTCATGCGGATCATGGACGGCGCGGGATGGGGCGCTATCTGATGACCGGAGCGGCTGCGCCAGTGATGCGGCATCGATTGGGTGACGTACCAATTGAGACGGTGGCATTTGGCGAACCCCGCCAAATCGGCGGCGCTAGGGTTAGTTTTCATCCTGCTGGTCACGTTCCGGGATCAGCCCAGATACGGGTGGAAGTTGCGGGCGAGGTGTGGGTGGTCTCGGGGGATTACAAAGTTGTGGACGATGGCGTGAGCGAGGCGTTTCAGCCCGTCGGATGTCATACGTTCATCACCGAGTGCACGTTTGGGTTGCCGGTCTTCCACTGGGATCCGCCAGCGCAAGTGACTCGAGAAATCAACGATTGGTGGTCGGGCAACGCGCGAGCCGGGCGGTTTTCAATCTGTGGTGCATATTCGTTGGGAAAGGCGCAACGAATTTTGGCCGGGTTAGATTTGGGAATTGGTCCCGTTTTGGTACATGGCGCGATCGAGGACACGAATGAGGTCTTACGGGCTCAGGGAGTTTCTTTGCCACGTGTTGTGCGAATGACCGAAGATTTGGACCCGCGCGCCTATCCCGGCGCCTTCGTTTTGGCACCGCCGGGCAGTATGACAGGGCAATGGGCCGCGCGGTTTCACCCGAGTGAGACCGCTTTTGCAAGTGGTTGGATGGCGATGCGCAAAATGCGTGGGCGTGGTGATGCCCAGCGTGGGTTCGTCATGTCGGATCACGCGGATTGGGCTGGATTGAATAGGGCTATTGCCGAAACAGGTGCCGAGCGCGTTTTCGTGATGCATGGCTATACCGGGCCATTCAGGAGGTGGCTTGAAGAGCAGGGGTATGACGCTGGCGACGTCGCAGACGGTAATTGA
- a CDS encoding ATP-binding cassette domain-containing protein — MSAIVEVRDLEKTFEGGFQALKNVSLNIEQGEILALLGPNGAGKTTLISTICGLTQPTAGSISVGGHDVVADYREARRLIGLVPQEIFLEPFEFVGNTVRLTRGLFGKARNDALIETLLKKLTLWEKRDNRTVELSGGMRRRVLIAKALSHEPRVLFLDEPTAGVDVELRKDMWELVEELRADGVTIILTTHYIEEAEAIADRIAVINNGEILLVEDKKALMSRMGQKEMKIELNEAATVLPDSLSSYDLAIADEGRALVYTYDTTGERTGITSLLKGLQAAGYGLKDIQTSQSTLEDIFVGLVKETS; from the coding sequence ATGTCTGCGATTGTGGAAGTAAGGGATTTGGAAAAAACCTTTGAAGGTGGCTTCCAAGCTCTAAAGAATGTGTCCCTGAACATCGAACAGGGCGAGATCCTGGCGCTTCTCGGTCCGAACGGAGCGGGCAAGACCACGCTTATTTCGACGATCTGTGGTCTGACGCAACCTACAGCGGGCAGCATCTCGGTCGGTGGACATGACGTGGTTGCGGACTACCGCGAGGCCCGCAGACTTATTGGTTTGGTGCCACAGGAAATTTTTCTGGAGCCGTTCGAATTTGTCGGCAACACCGTTCGCCTGACGCGAGGTCTGTTCGGCAAAGCCAGGAATGATGCGCTTATTGAGACTTTGCTGAAAAAACTGACGCTTTGGGAAAAACGCGATAACCGCACTGTTGAACTTTCAGGCGGCATGCGTCGTCGGGTGTTGATCGCCAAGGCGCTCAGCCACGAACCAAGGGTCCTCTTTCTGGACGAGCCGACTGCGGGTGTCGATGTAGAGCTGCGCAAAGACATGTGGGAACTGGTGGAAGAGCTTCGCGCCGACGGCGTTACGATCATTCTGACCACGCATTACATCGAAGAGGCCGAGGCTATCGCCGACCGGATTGCGGTGATCAACAACGGTGAGATCCTGCTGGTCGAAGATAAAAAAGCTCTGATGTCCCGAATGGGCCAGAAAGAAATGAAGATAGAGTTGAACGAGGCGGCAACGGTCCTGCCGGACAGCCTGTCGTCTTATGATTTGGCGATTGCCGACGAAGGGCGCGCGCTAGTTTATACCTATGACACGACTGGTGAACGCACTGGTATTACGTCTCTTTTGAAAGGTTTGCAGGCGGCAGGATACGGTTTGAAGGATATTCAGACCTCTCAGAGCACCCTGGAAGATATTTTCGTCGGACTGGTAAAGGAAACATCATGA
- a CDS encoding 2,3-bisphosphoglycerate-independent phosphoglycerate mutase — MTTKKPVVLCILDGWGLRDDPTANAPVLADTPTFDRIMATCPHATLITHGPDVGLPTGQMGNSEVGHTNIGAGRTVAMDLGQIDLAIEDGSFHDNPVIGAFARDVLAAEGTAHLMGLVSDGGVHGHIDHIVASVQAMVDRGVPVVVHALTDGRDVAPTSAAEFIGQLEARLPEGAMIGTVTGRYYAMDRDNRWERVSQAYAAMVNGQGHQAGSAGSAVEAATARGETDEFIQASVIGDYAGVKDGDGLWCLNFRADRAREILRAIGESGFADFDTGARPELSALLGMVEYFDGHNDYMQTVFPKRKIVNTLGSWMAQHGRTQFRLAETEKYPHVTFFLNGGKETPEAGEDRFMPSSPKVATYDLQPEMSAGEVTEKFVEVIEAGYDLIVTNYANPDMVGHTGDLAAAMKACEAVDAGLSRVVAALEKAGGAMVLTADHGNCETMVNPVTGAPHTAHTTNLVPVAVVGGPEGCSLSDGRLADLAPTLLDLMGLEKPAEMTGESLIQR; from the coding sequence ATGACCACCAAAAAACCGGTTGTTCTTTGTATTCTCGATGGATGGGGATTGCGCGACGATCCTACAGCAAATGCTCCGGTTTTGGCGGACACCCCGACCTTTGACCGGATCATGGCGACGTGCCCGCATGCAACACTGATAACCCATGGACCGGATGTCGGATTGCCAACTGGACAGATGGGCAATTCGGAGGTTGGGCATACCAATATCGGGGCAGGGCGCACAGTTGCGATGGATCTGGGGCAGATTGATCTGGCGATCGAGGATGGCTCGTTTCACGACAATCCTGTGATCGGCGCTTTCGCCAGGGACGTCCTGGCGGCAGAAGGCACAGCGCATCTGATGGGGCTAGTGTCGGATGGCGGCGTGCATGGGCATATCGACCATATTGTCGCTTCGGTTCAGGCAATGGTTGATCGCGGTGTGCCGGTGGTTGTCCATGCGCTGACAGACGGGCGCGACGTGGCCCCGACCTCGGCGGCGGAATTCATTGGTCAGCTGGAGGCACGATTGCCGGAAGGCGCAATGATCGGGACGGTGACAGGCCGTTACTATGCGATGGATCGGGATAACCGGTGGGAGCGCGTGTCCCAGGCCTATGCGGCGATGGTTAACGGGCAGGGTCATCAAGCGGGTTCAGCCGGATCGGCGGTGGAGGCCGCGACCGCCCGGGGCGAAACCGATGAATTCATTCAGGCGAGTGTCATCGGCGATTATGCCGGGGTTAAGGATGGCGACGGGTTATGGTGTCTGAATTTTCGGGCCGATCGGGCCCGCGAGATCTTGCGGGCCATTGGCGAGTCGGGATTTGCGGATTTCGACACAGGCGCGCGGCCAGAACTGTCGGCGCTTCTCGGGATGGTGGAATACTTCGACGGTCACAACGATTATATGCAGACCGTCTTTCCCAAGCGGAAGATCGTGAACACTCTGGGGTCCTGGATGGCGCAACATGGCCGGACCCAGTTTCGGCTGGCCGAGACAGAGAAATATCCCCATGTGACATTCTTCTTGAACGGCGGGAAAGAAACGCCCGAGGCCGGCGAGGATCGGTTTATGCCTTCATCGCCCAAAGTGGCGACCTATGATCTGCAACCTGAAATGTCAGCGGGTGAAGTAACCGAAAAGTTCGTTGAGGTGATCGAGGCGGGATATGATCTGATTGTGACGAATTACGCCAACCCTGACATGGTTGGGCACACCGGTGATCTGGCGGCGGCTATGAAAGCCTGCGAGGCGGTAGATGCCGGGTTGTCCCGGGTTGTTGCGGCACTGGAAAAGGCCGGGGGGGCGATGGTTCTGACCGCTGATCACGGCAATTGTGAAACCATGGTTAATCCCGTGACTGGCGCACCGCACACGGCGCATACCACCAATCTTGTGCCGGTTGCGGTGGTGGGCGGGCCGGAAGGGTGCAGTCTGTCAGATGGACGCTTGGCTGATTTGGCACCCACACTGTTGGATCTGATGGGGTTGGAAAAGCCAGCCGAGATGACCGGCGAAAGTCTGATCCAAAGATGA